The following DNA comes from Nocardioides panzhihuensis.
AGATCCACCAGGCGTCGATAAAGGAGCTCGAGTCCGGGCTCGCGCCGGAGCTGGTCGAGGAGCTGGAGCGGCTCTCGCTGCCGTTCACCGAGGAGCAGACCCCCTCCGAGGGTGAGCTCCGGATCGCACAGGCGCAGCTGGTCGGCTGGCTCGAGGGCCTCTTCCACGGCATCCAGACCGCGATCTACGCCCAGCAGGTCGCCGCCCGCGCCCAGTTCGAGCAGATCCGCAAGGGTCTGCCGCCGGGTGTGACCCTATCCGCCGAGGGCCAACCTGCCCCCGGCCAGGGCGGAGCCCAGCAGTCGGGCGCCCAGAACGACCACGGCGACTCCTCCGGCGGGCTCTACCTCTAGGTGAGCGAGCGGATGCTCACCGAGGCACCTCGGTGAGCATTCACGGCAGCGGCCCACCAGCCACGGCGACAACCACCCCGACCGCGGCAGCGAGCAGCAGTGTGAGCACCACCCCGCGCTTCAGCAGCAGCAGGAGTACGCCGGCCGCGGCGAGCACCACCCACTGCCACCACTCGCTCGTCGCCAGCGCCAGCGGGACGGCCGATCCGAGGATCGCACCGATCGCTGCCGGGCCGGCGCCGTCGAGGAACGCGCGAGTGAGCGGCGAGGAGCGCAGCGCCTCGAAGTGCCGCCCGCCGGCGATGACCATCGCGAACGACGGCCCGAAGGCGATGACTACGGCGCCCAGGGCCCCGAGGAGCCCGGCGGCCGCGAACCCGACGACCGCGACCGTGTGGACGACCGGGCCCGGGGTGATCTGCCCGAGCGCGACCGCGTTGAGGAACTCCGCGTCGCTCATCCAGCCGTAGCGATCGACCGCGTCGGACTGCATCAGCGGGATGATCACGAAACCGCCGCCGTAGGACAGCGCGCCGACCTTGAAGGCCGTCCACGCCAGCGGCGCCGCCACCGCGGCGGTGAGTCCGCCCTGGACCAGGAACGGCAGGGTGAGGACGGACTGGAAGGAGTTCGTACGCCACGGCCTCCGCATCGCCACCTCGACGAGCCCGGCGCCGACGAGCACGAGGACGACCCATGCCCCGGTGGTCGCGGCGGCGACCGTCCCGATGACGGCGTAGACGATCCACCGCGGACGCGACGGGGTCCGCTCGAAGGAGGACGGCACCAGCGCCCAGCCCGCCTGGACCGCCACGGCAGCGACCGCCGCACCAGCCCCCGCGCCCGCGCCCAGCACCCATGCGGGCGGGTCACCGAGGAAGAGGGCCGCCAACGCGAGGATCATGACCAGCCCCGGAAGGATGAACGCGAGGCCCCCGACCAGCGCACCGCGAGCGCCTCCGACCCGCCAGGCCGTGAAGATCGCCAGCTGCGTCGAAGAGGGTCCGGGGAGCAGATTGCAGGTCGCGATCGCGTCCTCGAACTCCTCCGGCTCCACCCATCCGCGGCGCTCGACGACGGTCTCGCGCAGCAGCCGGATGTGGGCCGGCGGACCGCCGAACCCGATGACGCCGATCCGGCCCCATTCCCGAGTGATCTCGGCCAACGACGTGGTCATGACGCGCAGCGTACGGGCTGAACATGATGTTTCTCAGATGTGGATATTCCGTAACTCTAAAGTGGCGAAAAGTCGCGTCATGCCCACCCCGCGCCCCCGTCTCTCTCATGTGAAGGCCGCCGACCCGGACGGCCAGCGCCGTTCGCCGAGAAGAGGAAGAACCAATGGCTACCACCACGATCACCGCACGTCACCGCAGTGACCTGACCGCCGTCGAGTCGATCCGCAACAACGTCCTCGACGCCGTCCGCAGCATCCGGAAGAGCGACCCGTCCGAGCACAAGCACCGCGGCGGGTTGCCGCCGGCCGTCGGCAACACGATGTTCGGCGTCGCCGCCGTGGCCGCCGTCGGCATCGTCGCGCTCGGGGCCGTTCGCTGACCATGCGCAACCATCGTCGGTCCGGAGTCCACAGCCTGAGGCTGTGGCTGGCCGCTCTGCGCCGACCGAGGGGGCGGCACAGGGCGCGGCCGGGAGGCCGCTCCACGGACTGAGTGTCGTCGCACGTGCCGATCTGGGGATCCGCACTCGAAGCGACGACGCACACCAGAGATCTCGTCGTACCGGGGGGATGTCGACCAGATCTCGCAAGAACCGCAGCCGACCATCCTGGGGGGGATGGTCGGCTGTGGTGCTGCTGGGGTAAGGCCGTCAGGCCGGTACCGTCGACTCCTCCACGCGTCCGCCATCGGCCGCCTCGACAGGACCGGCCGCTCCCGAGGCGGCCGCGGCGCGGCGTACGTCGGCGTCCGTCCACAGGTCGAGGAGCGACGCCGGCCAGATCGCCTCGTCGGTCGTGGCGAGCTCGGCGCGCGTCCACCAGCGATGGCCGGCCATCGTGAGCAGCTCGACCTCGGTGTGGCCCGCGGTGGAGACCTCGAACTCGGGCACCCAGCACGCGTAGAAGACGTCCTGCTGATCGATGACCACGTCGCTGTAGCCGTGCACGACGGTGCGTCGCATCGTCGGTCCGAGCAGGTCGGCCTCGGTGATCCGCAGGCCGGTCTCCTCCTCGACCTCGCGCACCGCCGCTTCCGCTTCGCTCTCACCCGGGTCGATGCCTCCGCCCGGCGTGATCCACCAGCGCGCCCCCGGGACCCCCGGGTCGGAGTCGGCGAAGAGCAGGATCCGGTCGCGATCGTCGATCAGGAGCACCCGAACAGTGCTGCGGGTACGACGGGGCCGCTCTCCGGGCGCGACCGGGACGAAGGTGTGTGGAGAGACTTCCTCGGAACTCATGATCCCATCCTCACCCACGCGGCGCGTACATGATCACGCCCATCCCGGCCAGGCACAGCGCCGCACCGGCGATGTCCCAGCGGTCCGGCCGGAAGCCGTCCATCGCCATCCCCCAGACGATCGAGCCGACGACGAAGACCCCTCCGTACGCAGCCAGGATCCGCCCGAAGTGAGCATCGGGCTGCAGCGTGGCGACGACTCCGTAGAGGCCGAGCGCGATGAACCCAGCGCCCACCCAGAGCCAGCCGCGGTGCTCCCGCAGCCCCTGCCAGACCAGCCAGGCGCCACCGATCTCGGCGACCGCGGCCAGCGCGAAGAGCAGGAGCGAGCGGAGGATCAAAAGCCCTCGCCGATCAGGTGGGCGCCGCCCAACGGGTCGTTGTTCCAGGAGATCGTCGTCCAACCCTCGTCCGGGCTGCCCTCGACGACCGCGAGGCCGGTGTTGCGGATCCGGTTGTCGTCACCGAAGGCGGGCGACTGCGTGGTGCGCAGCCCCGTCCACATCCGGATCGCGGCACCGTGCGAGACGATCGCGACCGTGTCGTCGGGCTCGTGCTGCTTGGCCACCGCCTGCACCGCGGCGTCGTAGCGCGCCAGGAACTCGTGGCCCGCCTCGCCGCCCGGGACCGGGGTCTCGAGAGTGCCATCGATCCAGTCGGCGAGCGCCTCGAGATAGGCCGTCACCGACTCCTTGTCGGTGGCCATCTCCAGGTGTCCGGCGTTGATCTCCTCGAAGCCCTCCTGCACCACGACCGGAAGGCCGGTCCGGGCGGCGAGCGGCTCGGCGGTCAGCTGCGTACGGACCAGGCGGGAGGCGTACAGCCCCGCGATCCTCTCCCCCGCCAGCGCGTCAGGCACCGCTGCGGCCTGGGAAAGGCCGAGCTCGGTCAACCCCGCGCCCGGGAAGGCAGTGTCGAGCGCCCCCGAGACGTTGCTCGGGGTCTGGCCGTGTCTGATCAGCAGAAGTCTCATATGCCGGTAAGGGTACGGGACCTGCCGTGCCGAGAGCGACGGACTAATCTGAATCCGGACGAACCAATTCCGGGAGCCGCACGATGGGACACGACGAGAGCCCGACAGCTCGGGCACTGCTCACCCTCGAGCTGCTGCAGTCCTCCCCCGGCATCACCGCCGAACGGCTGGGCGAGCGGCTGCGGGTCACCGAGCGCGCCGCGCGCCGCTACGTCGCCATCCTGCGAGAGGCCGGGATTCCGGTCGAGTCCGAGCGCGGCCCGTATGGCGGCTACCGCCTCGGCCGCGGGATGCGTACGCCGCTCATCTTCACCACCGCGGAGGCCCTCGGCCTGGTGATGGCCCTGCTCGACGGCCACCACGACATCGCCGACGCCACCGGCCCGGTCGGCAGCGCCGTCGGCAAGATCGGCCGGGTGCTGCCCGAGTCGCTGTCACAGACGGTGGCCGCGGTGCGGCGTACGATCTCGGCCGTCCCCGACCAGAGCGCCGCCACCCCTGACCCGGACATCACCACCAGCCTGGTCCAGGCCTGCGACTCCCAGCGGCGGAGCACCATCACCTACACGACCGAGAACGGCAACGAGCGCAAGATGGTCGTCGACCCGTGGGCGGTCGTCGTCCGCCACGCCCGCTGGTACCTGCTCTGCTGGTCCCACACCGCAGACGCGCGCCGGGTGCTCCGGGTCGACCGGATGGCCGCGGTCGACATCGAGGAGACCGCCTTCGTACGACCTGAGATCGATCCCGTCACCGAGGTCGAGGAACACCTCGGCGAGGGCTGGGCCTACTCGGTCGAGGTCGTCTTCGAGGCCCCGTTCGCGCAGGTCGACCGCTACCTCCCCCGCGTCCTGGGCCGCCTCGAACCCCTCGACGACGGACACTGCCGCCTCGTCGGGAGCACCAACAGCCCGGATTGGTACGCCCAGGAGCTCGCCCGTCGCGCCGTCCCGTTCCGGGTGGTCGAGGGCGACGAGGTACGCCGCTGCGTGGCCACCCTAGGCCAACGACTCCTCGACGCCGCCGAGCGCTGACCTCCCGTTGGTCGAGCCGCGAGGCCGCCTGCGGCCGAGCGCGTCGAGACCAACACGGTCGGATCGGCGCTCGAGGGGACTGTGTTGGTCTCGACACGCCTCCGCCGCCCTCGCTTCGCTCGGTCGCATAGCGGCTCCGGCGGCTCGACCAGCGCTCAGAGGAGCTTTGCCGGCAGTCGGGAGTAGCCGCGGAGGATGCGGGTGGGGTGGCGCTCGCGGTCGCCGACGAGCTCGAGGTCGGGGAACCGTTCGAAGAGGAGCCGGAGCCCGATCTCACCCTCCATCCGGGCCAGCGCGGCGCCGAGGCAGAAGTGGCGGCCGCTGGAGAAGGAGAGGTGGTCGCGGGCGTTCTCCCGGGTGACGTCGAAGGTGTGCGGGTCGGTGAAGACACCCGGGTCACGGTTGGCGGCGGCCAGCACCGTGTTGATGATCGTGCCGCGCGGGATCTCCTGACCGGCGATCGTCGAGTTGCGCCGGGCGACCCGGCCGGTGAGCAGCACGGGCGGGTCGAGCCGGAGGATCTCGTCGGACGCGTTCGCCCACAGCTCGGGGCGTGCCGCGAGCACCTCGAGCTGCGACGGGTTGTCGTGGAGCAGCGCGATGCCGTTGCCGATCAGGTTCACGGTGGTCTCGAAGCCGGCCGCGAAGACCAGACCGGCGATGGCCCGCAGCTCCTTGTCGCTGAGCCGGTCGCCGTCGTCGCGGAGCGCGACGAGCTGGCTGAGCAGGTCGTCGCCAGGGTGATCGGCGAGATATGCCAGATGGCCGCGCAGCCAGTTGTCGAACTCCTCCAGCGACGCCTCCATCTCCCGGAACGTCCGCCAGCCAAGCCCGATGTCGAGGCTGAGCGCCGCGCCCTTGCCGAGCTCCAACATCCGCTCGCGCAGCTCGACGGGGACGCCCAGCACCTCGGAGATCACCGTGATGGGCAGCAGCCCGCAGTAGCGGGTGACGAGGTCGACGCTGTCGCCGGAGGACGCTTCCTTCTCCAGGTCGTCCAGCAGCTCCTGGGCGATCTCCGCGGTGCGGGTCCGCAGTCGCTCGACCGCTCGCACGGTGAAGACACGAGTGACCAGCTTGCGATAGCGGGTGTGCTCCGGCGGCTCGGTCGCGAGCAGCGACGGCGGCTGGAGCGGAGCGAACACGTCGCTGGCAGACCAGGTCGCCGCGCGCGCCAGCAGACCGGTCCCCGACTCGTCGGGCGC
Coding sequences within:
- a CDS encoding bacterial proteasome activator family protein; this translates as MTQEQTGEVVVIGPDGQPISVPAHVLKDATTQEAPEDEERDVADLVEQPAKVMRIGSMIRQLLEEVKAAPLDEASRNRLREIHQASIKELESGLAPELVEELERLSLPFTEEQTPSEGELRIAQAQLVGWLEGLFHGIQTAIYAQQVAARAQFEQIRKGLPPGVTLSAEGQPAPGQGGAQQSGAQNDHGDSSGGLYL
- a CDS encoding cytochrome P450, whose translation is MPLKITPPVGARTIAGRTLGWTLGRTLGPVERTAKQGVRWALGHGLPRTAIVRSARKGDLQGDLILSGPGSHTFDLVDLFEEFRARGPLYQGGFSHLAVDHEVIKEVLTSNDFVTGFFAPDESGTGLLARAATWSASDVFAPLQPPSLLATEPPEHTRYRKLVTRVFTVRAVERLRTRTAEIAQELLDDLEKEASSGDSVDLVTRYCGLLPITVISEVLGVPVELRERMLELGKGAALSLDIGLGWRTFREMEASLEEFDNWLRGHLAYLADHPGDDLLSQLVALRDDGDRLSDKELRAIAGLVFAAGFETTVNLIGNGIALLHDNPSQLEVLAARPELWANASDEILRLDPPVLLTGRVARRNSTIAGQEIPRGTIINTVLAAANRDPGVFTDPHTFDVTRENARDHLSFSSGRHFCLGAALARMEGEIGLRLLFERFPDLELVGDRERHPTRILRGYSRLPAKLL
- a CDS encoding YnfA family protein; the encoded protein is MILRSLLLFALAAVAEIGGAWLVWQGLREHRGWLWVGAGFIALGLYGVVATLQPDAHFGRILAAYGGVFVVGSIVWGMAMDGFRPDRWDIAGAALCLAGMGVIMYAPRG
- a CDS encoding NUDIX hydrolase, giving the protein MSSEEVSPHTFVPVAPGERPRRTRSTVRVLLIDDRDRILLFADSDPGVPGARWWITPGGGIDPGESEAEAAVREVEEETGLRITEADLLGPTMRRTVVHGYSDVVIDQQDVFYACWVPEFEVSTAGHTEVELLTMAGHRWWTRAELATTDEAIWPASLLDLWTDADVRRAAAASGAAGPVEAADGGRVEESTVPA
- a CDS encoding histidine phosphatase family protein, encoding MRLLLIRHGQTPSNVSGALDTAFPGAGLTELGLSQAAAVPDALAGERIAGLYASRLVRTQLTAEPLAARTGLPVVVQEGFEEINAGHLEMATDKESVTAYLEALADWIDGTLETPVPGGEAGHEFLARYDAAVQAVAKQHEPDDTVAIVSHGAAIRMWTGLRTTQSPAFGDDNRIRNTGLAVVEGSPDEGWTTISWNNDPLGGAHLIGEGF
- a CDS encoding helix-turn-helix transcriptional regulator: MGHDESPTARALLTLELLQSSPGITAERLGERLRVTERAARRYVAILREAGIPVESERGPYGGYRLGRGMRTPLIFTTAEALGLVMALLDGHHDIADATGPVGSAVGKIGRVLPESLSQTVAAVRRTISAVPDQSAATPDPDITTSLVQACDSQRRSTITYTTENGNERKMVVDPWAVVVRHARWYLLCWSHTADARRVLRVDRMAAVDIEETAFVRPEIDPVTEVEEHLGEGWAYSVEVVFEAPFAQVDRYLPRVLGRLEPLDDGHCRLVGSTNSPDWYAQELARRAVPFRVVEGDEVRRCVATLGQRLLDAAER
- the chrA gene encoding chromate efflux transporter, which encodes MTTSLAEITREWGRIGVIGFGGPPAHIRLLRETVVERRGWVEPEEFEDAIATCNLLPGPSSTQLAIFTAWRVGGARGALVGGLAFILPGLVMILALAALFLGDPPAWVLGAGAGAGAAVAAVAVQAGWALVPSSFERTPSRPRWIVYAVIGTVAAATTGAWVVLVLVGAGLVEVAMRRPWRTNSFQSVLTLPFLVQGGLTAAVAAPLAWTAFKVGALSYGGGFVIIPLMQSDAVDRYGWMSDAEFLNAVALGQITPGPVVHTVAVVGFAAAGLLGALGAVVIAFGPSFAMVIAGGRHFEALRSSPLTRAFLDGAGPAAIGAILGSAVPLALATSEWWQWVVLAAAGVLLLLLKRGVVLTLLLAAAVGVVVAVAGGPLP